CCGCTCCACGCACACTGGCACACCCGTGACGCGGCCCCTCCCCTCCCCGCGAAGCAGTCGCAACGCAACCTCCGTCCGCAGTAAGGCGTTCAACGAGAGCGCTGCCCAGAAGCCCGCTCTCTCCAGTCACAAGAATCATATCGACCCCCGCAGGGATGTACGCCGATAGTTGAACTCCTCCTCGTCCACGAATACGTCCAGATTACGACGGCTCAGAACTACTCCCTCGCGCCAGTCCCCAAACTGCCACGACCCCCGGCCCCAAATCGCCTGGCGCACAAGACCACCGATTTCATCAATTCCTGCAGCGATCGTCAGAGAGGCTGTGGTGGAAAATCGGGGGTTGATCTCGAAAACCATGGGACTCTTCGTTTTCACGTCGATCTTCAACTGCACGTTGAATGGCCCGTCAGCTCGCAATTCCTTCTGTATCCGGTGGCACAACTCCCTGATACCTTCATGATGGCGAGTGACGGCAAGCTGAGTGATTCCCTTCTTTCTAATGATCTCCTTCGGCACGACCGCCTGAACCTCTCCGTCCCGCCACACCACTACCGAGACGGTGAACTCCGTTCCGTCAATATAGTCCTGCACGAGTAACTGATCAGGCTCATAGTCACTGGATTCGAGGATTCGGTCGAGCGTACTGGCGTCCTCAGCGGTCGCGATACCTCGACTTCCGCGACCGCGGCGCGGCTTCACGAACGCCGGGTATTGCACGTCGACGAGCGTATCACTTGCCAGCCGAGTTGCTGGGCAAGGGATCCCTGCGCTGGAAAGACGATGCATCAGCTCGAGTTTATCCAATGCGACCTCTACGAAAGCCGTGTCTGGCATCATTACTTGCAAATTTCCATCGTCAAGTGATCTAGCCGTGATCAGCTCTTCATCCACCAAAGGAATTAGCACGTCCACCTTCTCCCGCTGACATATCTCGAAAACACGAGCACGGAAATCGCTTGCCGTACCGGCGGGAAGAACAAACCCTCGATCCGCGAAGTAAAGACCGGGTGCCAACTCGTCCATATCTCCTGCGATAACTCGAAACCCCTGCGCTCGTATATGCTCAATCAGCCCCGGAACCGCCACCCCACCAGCTCCTGTCACGAAAACCGTACCGGAGACTCTCTCGCTACTCACTTTAGGGCGTCCCATCTCACCCAGTGATCAGCCGGAAGATCTTTCTTTAGAGTCAATCCAACAATAGAATCGATGAAACGTGGGGCGATGCCATAACCCGGGCGCTTTACGCAGAGTGCATCATGCGTGATGACCTCCCCCGCCCTAAGATCTCGCGTCGTATGAATACTTCGTCGTCCCTTCTCGAACATTTCCTGTTCTGCCGGGCGCGGCCCATCCTTCATCCCGTCCCCAAATGAGGACTCAACGTCTCTGATGCGACGGATCATGAGTTCCAGATCCTGTGGCTCAATTGCAAAAGAGTGATCGGGGCCAACCATTCGTCTGTCGAGCGTAAAGTGCTTCTCGACTATACTGGCGCCAAGTGCTACAGCCGCCAAGCAAATATGATCTCCCTCGGTATGATCGGAGTAACCCACCGGACCGCCAAAAGCGCGCTTCATAGTGTCCATTGCACGCAGATTCGATAACTCCGGTGGAGCCGGGTATAGCGAGGTGCACTGCAGAAGAATCACCTGATCGTTACCTTCCTCTGCCGCAGCGCGAACGGCTGATTGGATATCGACGAAATCCGCCAGGCCAGTAGACATGATGATCGGCCTTCCGTACCGAGCTATACTGCGAATCAAACCTAGATCTGGAAGATCGAACGAGGCCACTTTAAAGGCGGGCATCCCGAGTCCCGCCAACTGATCGACGGCGTCCTTGTCGCAAGGAGAAGAGAGGAAGGTAATTCCCTTCTGCCTGCAGTACTCAACCAGTTCTGGATGCCATTCCCGATCTATCTCAAGCGATCGAATCAGATCAAAAGTTGTCTGATCAGAGCCCGCCTCCTCGAGATATGTGAAGTTCGGGGTGAACTTCGAGTAATGCTGCGATGCCTTGAAAGCCTGAAACTTGATAGCATCAGCTCTGGCCTCTACGGCTCGATCGACCAACTCTTTCGCCGTATCGAGACTTCCATTGTGATTCGAGCCCGCCTCGGCGATCACGTAACAAGGATTACCAGGACCAATTTGTCGTCCGGCGATTTCCAGCGTTTTCAAAGACAAGATCTCCTCCCACCAATATTCATCCCGCCGAACCAGAACTGGCGGGTGAAGCTATTCAATCTTGTTGATCCTTAGCGTATATCTGAATCCGTTCAGTTCGAAGAAGGCCGGATATCGCTCGTTGTCCACCACACGCAGGAGACTAAATTGCTGCTGCAAAGTTTGATCCGCGTGCAACCTGCTGTCCCGTGGGCGACGCCGCGGATAAAAACTCTCTTCGCCACTTTGTTCGCACGCATTACGAACAATAGAGGGGTAATCATTGAGAAACGTCTTGCACAATTCAAAGGTAGCGGCAGCCTGAACTTCACGAAGCTCGTGCACAAGCTCATGTCCTTCGAAATCGATCCACCGCTGCGCATATATGACGCCGCTATCGACCTTATCGGCAGCCTCGATCAATGTGACGGCGACCTTATCCCTGCCCTCCAGAATACTCCACGTCAGGGGCGACCATCCCTTACCGTGGGGGAGATCACTCTCATGAACGACCAGGGTGTGGGAAAAGAGATCCCGCACACCGATGGGAACAATCTGGCTAAAGCTCAAACAGAAGCAGACATCTGCACTCCGCACCCTCTGAACATCATGGACCCACAGAACCCGATGTCCTTCATCGATCCATGAACGGATCAGGCGTGGCAACATTTTGTTGATCCAACTATTGTTGTCGGAAAGTATGACTATGGAAAACTGCCGCTCAGACTTCTGGTTCCATACAGAAAGTGACCGCAAAAAGGGCGGAGCCGCCTGAATAAGGCCATCCTTTGTCTCAGGATCCAGAACGATAGGCTGCCGCGCATTGAAGGCTCGAATCCCTAGCTCCAGCAAGCGATCGGACCAGCTTTGCTCTTGAACCAGCGCATCGATTGCGCAATCTACCTCTACCTCTTCATTCCCGGTCTTTTGAGTGAACGAAATCTGACCAACTGCGAGATTTCCGGCCTCCAGCTCGAACGTCGAAACGTCGGAGCAAAACAATTGCGTCTTATGCTCCTCCCTTTCCACTGCCGGACGTATTCGCAAGTCAACAACCGAACTGGGGAAAAGGGCTTCTGCCATGCGCATCGTTCCCAGGCCGTCCACGAGTAGTCGGGATCGTTCACTCTGCTTCTCCCGACCCTCAGGATTTCCGCACATCCTCCTGAGACTCTCCGCCAGACTCGTATCAGTCACGCTCTCTGCGGACCCTAGGTACTCGATGAGCCCGTCGGTTGCTAGCGCTTCACAAGATCGCTCTTGGTTCTCGGCCAGACTGATAACTATAGAAGGCACGCCGAGGCACATCCGCTCCCAAGTCGTGGCTCCGCCAGCTCCAATCGCAATATCAGCGGTCGCCATTAAATCTGCGAGATGCGGACGTGGCCCATGAAGTCGAACGTTTGGTCTCCGTGCAATGAGTCGCCGAGTCTGATCGAAAAAGGCATAATTCGCACCTACCACGACATCGACGTCAAGATGCCTGAATTCTTCACTGTCAAGGGCATTCAACGCCATTGCTGTGAAATCTGCGATGTCGGACCCTCCGAAATACACAAGTACGCGGCGAACCTCTTCTTGTCGATGCTGAGCCGAAAAGCGGCATGCCGAATACTGTGACTGCAGCAAGGCGTAGCGAGGCCCCAGAAACAGCCTGCATTCTGAGGAAACGAGATCTGCGTAACGTGCGGAGCCATCCGCTGAATAGTTTTGATCTAAAAGAATGTCGGATGTGTGCTGCCGGTTAGCCAAATCGTCGATCGCCATGATCCTGTTCGCACTCGACCGTACGGCATTTTCCCATTCGGAATCGATCCCGTAATGGTCCACGACCAGCCAATCGAGCTTTTGCCGTCCTATGGCAGCGATAGTCTCTGTCGCGTCCTGCTGCTGCGACACACCAAGCCAATCTGCATAGTCGTCACCCACATCGCTTCGAGAGCTCGGTGGAGGCAGCAACGTCACCGGGATGCCGTCGCGGGCTACGAGTTCCGGAAGCGCTCCCGGGTGTGCACGACAGATGAACTGCACCTCGGCACCCCGCCGTCGCAGCTGCTGCGCCAGTGTGCGGCAGCGTACGAGGTGTCCAGTTCCCATCCCGATAGATGCATCGACCCGAAAACCTATCCTCACGCCTTGAGCCTTCCCAGCATCAGAGCTTCCGCCGCCTCTACTCCGACCGTTGCTCCGCGCCATCGGGCGAGCATCTCAACGGCCTGCAATGAGCGGGGATGGGGCCACTCGCGCAACTCGGCCCCATACTCCTGAAGCGCGCGCAGCTTCCTCTCAAGAGTACTCGAGATATCTTCGAACCAGTTCGGCAGAAAGGGAGGCGCCGTCCCGGCTGTCTGCCACTCCGTACTCGACGGTACTTCGAAGAAGAGCAGCGTCTTCACCGGATGGTCCGACTGAGGCCTACATGCCGTGACTACCGCCTGATGGACGACCCTGTGATCGATATTAAGATCTCCGGCATGGTGGGTCAATACCGTCTCAGGCTCGTGCTCTTTGATCAGCCGCTCAATGATCTTGGTCACTTGAAGGAGTGGAACTCGATCCAGTTGGTTGTCAGGTAAGTCGCTGAACGTCGGCCGTTCAGTGCCCAGGATGGCGCATGCGGCCTCAGCGGCCTCGTGCCTGGCCTGTCGCTCGTCCTCCATTAGTACGCCATCGTCAGCCCGCGCGCTGACTCCATCGGCAAGAAAGGAAACTCGGACCTCCATACCGCTATCCACGTACTTCGCCATGGCCCCTCCACAACCCAGAATGTCATCGTCGGGATGTGCGGCTACAACTAGCACACTTCCTGCTATCAATCCCATGGATCACCGAACCTCGATTGAATTGATGCTTCGACCATCTCCTGTTCCGATCGAGCTCTGCGACAGTACGTCTTCGACGGTGTCGATGACCCTTTGGACCTCCTCATCTTTCATAGTCGGGAATAGTGGCAAAGTGAGAAGCTTGTGGTACGAGTCTTCTGTGACTGGACAGTAGACCTGCTGATTACAAAGCTTCTCATAGTACGGATGCCAATATACAGGAATGTAGTGGACATTTACGCCGAGGCCAGCCTCGCGGAGGCGAGAAAATATTGCAGACCTGTCCACGCTCAGAGTGTCGAGCTGGAGTTGAACTACGTACAGATGCCAGGCACTCTCACGGTCATGAAGCATTGTCAGAGGCTTTAAATGAGGGCTTTCGCTGAACGCCGACGTATATCTCGCGGCGATCTCCCGTCGGCGGGTTAGCCATTCCGGCAGCCGTTCCATTTGAGCCAGCCCCAAGGCGCACTGGAAGTCTGTGATCCGGTAATTGAATCCAAGCTCGATCATTTCATAAAAAAACGAGCCCTGCTCCTCGCGTTGACGGTGATCGGTCGTGATCCCGTGGTTTCGGAACAACCGAAGCTTCGAATCAAGTCGCAGATCATTCGTCGTGACCATTCCTCCTTCGCCGGTGGTCATCTGCTTCACTGGATGAAAACTGAAGGTTGTCATATCGGCAATCGAACCGACTGGTCGGCCGCGATACTCAGCACCAACAGAGTGAGCCGCGTCTTCGAC
This window of the Acidobacteriota bacterium genome carries:
- the pseG gene encoding UDP-2,4-diacetamido-2,4,6-trideoxy-beta-L-altropyranose hydrolase → MARSNGRSRGGGSSDAGKAQGVRIGFRVDASIGMGTGHLVRCRTLAQQLRRRGAEVQFICRAHPGALPELVARDGIPVTLLPPPSSRSDVGDDYADWLGVSQQQDATETIAAIGRQKLDWLVVDHYGIDSEWENAVRSSANRIMAIDDLANRQHTSDILLDQNYSADGSARYADLVSSECRLFLGPRYALLQSQYSACRFSAQHRQEEVRRVLVYFGGSDIADFTAMALNALDSEEFRHLDVDVVVGANYAFFDQTRRLIARRPNVRLHGPRPHLADLMATADIAIGAGGATTWERMCLGVPSIVISLAENQERSCEALATDGLIEYLGSAESVTDTSLAESLRRMCGNPEGREKQSERSRLLVDGLGTMRMAEALFPSSVVDLRIRPAVEREEHKTQLFCSDVSTFELEAGNLAVGQISFTQKTGNEEVEVDCAIDALVQEQSWSDRLLELGIRAFNARQPIVLDPETKDGLIQAAPPFLRSLSVWNQKSERQFSIVILSDNNSWINKMLPRLIRSWIDEGHRVLWVHDVQRVRSADVCFCLSFSQIVPIGVRDLFSHTLVVHESDLPHGKGWSPLTWSILEGRDKVAVTLIEAADKVDSGVIYAQRWIDFEGHELVHELREVQAAATFELCKTFLNDYPSIVRNACEQSGEESFYPRRRPRDSRLHADQTLQQQFSLLRVVDNERYPAFFELNGFRYTLRINKIE
- a CDS encoding N-acetylneuraminate synthase family protein, encoding MSLKTLEIAGRQIGPGNPCYVIAEAGSNHNGSLDTAKELVDRAVEARADAIKFQAFKASQHYSKFTPNFTYLEEAGSDQTTFDLIRSLEIDREWHPELVEYCRQKGITFLSSPCDKDAVDQLAGLGMPAFKVASFDLPDLGLIRSIARYGRPIIMSTGLADFVDIQSAVRAAAEEGNDQVILLQCTSLYPAPPELSNLRAMDTMKRAFGGPVGYSDHTEGDHICLAAVALGASIVEKHFTLDRRMVGPDHSFAIEPQDLELMIRRIRDVESSFGDGMKDGPRPAEQEMFEKGRRSIHTTRDLRAGEVITHDALCVKRPGYGIAPRFIDSIVGLTLKKDLPADHWVRWDALK
- the pseC gene encoding UDP-4-amino-4,6-dideoxy-N-acetyl-beta-L-altrosamine transaminase — protein: MLPYGRQTIGDGDIEAVVKVLRSDWLTTGPMVSEFEQKFAQSTGAGQAVAVSSGTAALHLAMLAAGVGAGDEVIVPALTFVASANCVRYVGGDVVFADVRSDTLTIDVEDVARKISGRTRAIVVVDYAGQPADLDEILSLARQYDLIIVEDAAHSVGAEYRGRPVGSIADMTTFSFHPVKQMTTGEGGMVTTNDLRLDSKLRLFRNHGITTDHRQREEQGSFFYEMIELGFNYRITDFQCALGLAQMERLPEWLTRRREIAARYTSAFSESPHLKPLTMLHDRESAWHLYVVQLQLDTLSVDRSAIFSRLREAGLGVNVHYIPVYWHPYYEKLCNQQVYCPVTEDSYHKLLTLPLFPTMKDEEVQRVIDTVEDVLSQSSIGTGDGRSINSIEVR
- a CDS encoding PIG-L family deacetylase, with translation MAGSVLVVAAHPDDDILGCGGAMAKYVDSGMEVRVSFLADGVSARADDGVLMEDERQARHEAAEAACAILGTERPTFSDLPDNQLDRVPLLQVTKIIERLIKEHEPETVLTHHAGDLNIDHRVVHQAVVTACRPQSDHPVKTLLFFEVPSSTEWQTAGTAPPFLPNWFEDISSTLERKLRALQEYGAELREWPHPRSLQAVEMLARWRGATVGVEAAEALMLGRLKA